ATCATCAAATTGCGTATTTAATCCGTGACTTCCCATTGCATCACCTAAATCACAAATTCTTACAATGTAAGTATTCGGTGGAATGCTTCTGGTTAGAAATGGTGCAGTATGAGTATAATATCGTTCTGAAATATCAGGTACGCACTTGCTCGTATATGGAAAAATAATCACTAAATTATTATTTGCATAATATTGCTTAGGTTTTTCAATCGTATATAGAACATTATTTAATTCATTGAAAGATTTAGAAAAATAAGGTAATAATTCAGCATAATTATTTTTATTCATTTTTCTAAAAATGGTAATTCCAGAATTATGTTCTATGGCAACAAACCCTTTTCGATTAAGAGCATAAACAATTTCTGTTAATTTTTTATCCTTACGAGCATACTTTACAAAAAATTTCTTTTCTTGATTTGTGATACCCAAATAATTAACCGCATCATTATTTAATACGCTTTCAAAATTTTCCAAAGAATCTTGAATATCCTCTGCTCGTAGAATGATTTCTAAAGGTGAAATATTATTTATATACTGATACACCCTAGTAAAAACTCTTACATACATCGAAATCAAATCTTGTTGATTCTTTGCAGAATAAACAAATCCGATTCTGCGATCTTCTACATCCTTAGCAACAGGCTTGAATTCAGCAAAAGTTGTCATAATGAATTGTATAAAATTATCATAAATTGTGCTGTTGGTTTTACTATCACATCTCAAAAAGAAACTAAACTTTTTGTACTTAATGTTATAACTCATACCTATAATGTAATCTTTTACCAAAAACTCAAATGCAACTGTTGTCTCACTATAAATTCTTGTGTGAAATTTTTGTGTATCAAAGTTATCTTTAATTGCTAATAAAACTTCACTTTGAATTTGATTTAAATCTAACTGAGCCATTTTAATCTTCTTTTTCCTGAAAATACTTCTGTAACAATGCTTTTTTATCGACTTTATGATTGACGCTAGTTGGAATTTCATCAATTTTAATCAACTCCGATGGAACCATATAAGATGGTAATATTTCTTGTAAAGATTCTTTTAATTGAGCTTCGCTAATAGATTCTAGCTGGGAGGTTGTATAAAACCCAACTAAACGTAATACAGTACCGCTTGCACGTCTTAATGCTATTACTGCTGTTTTTTCTATATTAAACTCTTTAAGGGTGAATATCTTTGCCTCTATTTCTGAAAGCTCAATTCGATATCCATTTAACTTGATTTGTTCATCTATTCTTCCTTGACAATAAACTAAACCATCTTTCTCATAGCCACAATCTCCTGTTCTATACAAAGGCGATTCACTATCTGACAAGAATAAATGTTTACTATTTTCTTCTGGATTATTTAAATAACCACGCATTACGTGAATACCTGATGTACATATTTCTCCATTATCAATACTTAATGTTGAATTTAAGACAGGAAACCCTATTGGTAAATCATCGTCAGAATCAAGCATCTCAGCAGTTATATCAACAAAAGAGCTAATAATTGTTGCTTCTGTTGGACCATAACCATTGATTACTCGTGCATTCGGGAATCGATTCAAGATTAAAGTGACGACTTGCTTAGATAGGCTTTCCCCAGCTAAAAAGAATTCTTTTAATGAAGGGAGGTTCTCACTATTGAATTTAGGATTCATCAATTGTTGCAGTGCAAAAGAAGGAGTTGAAACCCAAGTTGATATCTCTGTCTTCTGTAAAAATGTTAACCAAAAATTAGGATTAGCGATATCTTCTCGACTATTCAAAACCACTTTACTTTCATAAATCAATGCACCAAAGAGGTCAAAAATAGAAACATCAAAAGAAAAAAGACACTGGTTCATAAAAATATTTGGCGAAGACAGTCTTAATTGGTCTCTCATCCAGAGGATCAAATTAGAGACACTCTCTCTTCCTATTTGTACACCTTTAGGCTTTCCTGTTGTTCCTGATGTAAAAATTAAATATGCAAGATCCTTTTCTTCCAACTCAACTACATCACTAGAACGCTGTTCAAATATACCGCTATCTGTATGATAGATATAACACGCTTTCGAAATTTCACAAATATCATTAACTCTAGATAAAGGATAAATATTATCTAGTGGAATAAAAGGTATTTTATGAAGTAAACAGCCATAAATCGCTACAACAAAATCTATTTCCTTATGCCCATAAATAATCAAAGGATTATTCTTGTCAGCACAGCATAGTTGCTTATACTGCTTAATAAATACAGTGATTTTCTCCGAAAGCTCTTTCCAGCTACACGACTCTTTACTATTTTCAATGGCAATATTCTCTGATGTATTACCAACAAGCCGCTTGAACAATAAATTACTTAATTCATTCATATTGATTTCCAATTCTATTTCACATTTTTTTTAATAAAATCAACCAATGTTTTTGTATCAGCAAAAATATCCATAATCTGTTCAAAAGGAATTTCAACACCAAACTCCTTTTTAATTTCCATAATTAACTCCATCACACTAATGGAATCAATAAGCCCTGTAGAAATTAGTTCTTGACCAAGCTCAACCTTATTTTTTTGAACACCTTTTGCTACCATTTTAAGAATTTTTGATTCTAAACTCATACTTATTACTCCTAATAAAAAATAATGGTACTGTTGTACCCTTTTAAGACATTAAAGTCTCTCACTACATCTAACGAGCACCAAATCCCGTGATTATGGTTCTAATAGTTTTAAAGAAAATCAGTAAATCAAAAGAAAAAGATAAATTTTTAATATAATAAAAATCATATTCCAGTTTTACTTTAGTCTCAGCTACATTTTCTGTATAACCATACTCTACTTGTGCCCACCCCGAAATACCTGGTTTTACAATATGTCGATAATTATAAAAAGGGATTTCTTTATTAAAATTTTCAACACACTCTACTTGCTCCGGTCTTGGCCCAATTAAGCTCATATCCCCTCTTAAGACATTAAATAATTGAGGTAATTCATCAATACGTGTTTTTCTAATAAACCGTCCTATTGAAGTAATACGAAAATCATTATGCTTAGTAAACTTAGCTCCCGTATTTTCTAATCTTTTACACATACTACGAAACTTATACATCACAAAAGGCTTCCCGCCTTGACCAATTCTTATTTGAGAAAATATGCACCACGCTTTGGTATCTATCATCACAACCAACCCCGTAATAATAAGCAAGGGGAATGTAATAGGTAAACTCACAATCACTAAAAAGACATCAATTATTCTTTTTATCACTTGATATCTCTTTGATGGAAGCAATGAACCCAATTCATTTTCATACATATGATCAATCTTTACTCTACCTAATACCATTTCTAATAACCTAGAACTATGATAAACAGGTATTCCTTTCAATGAACAATCAGCCAAAAAAAACATCCATTTATTGGGCAGACCAGCTCTTAAATCAGCCATTATAATATCAATATTCTTATCTACTTTTTGAGCATCATCTATTTTTACCCAAGTAATAAAAGATACCTCTGGCGTGTAAATGTTTCCAAAAGGCAAATAACCTACAATTTTTTTATCATATACCATATTGATATACTCAAAAAACAGAAATAAAGACAGCATTACTATTCCAGAACCACCCAAATAATATACAGAATAGGATAGCCTAAAAATCAATAAACAAAGCAATGCAACCATTAACCAAAAAGAAAAAATCGGAATAATATAGCGATAACTCAAATTATGTAAATGAATCGAAAAACGATTGATACTGAAAAACGTGCATAAATAAACGCCAACCATAAGACATAAACTTTGCCCTTTGATAGCTACCGTAAACCAGCTATGCAAATCAGCATTCCACATAACAACGCCCACTAAATATAATGAAACAAAAGCCCCTATAAAGAACTGAATCCCCCAATACTGTAAAAGCTTTATCAATAATGTTCTCATTAAAATATTCATTGTTTTTTCAACTATTTATTATTATAAAAATTTAATTTCAGACTAATTTACTAAGAATAATCTCTGCATTTCCATCACTTTGATTATTCAATATAGGATTTAATAATTCATTCACCAGTAATCGCTCTTTCTTATAAAAATCGCTATTTAATAACTTCAAGATATCAATCATAAAATCCTGCATACATTCAGGCTTAGGTCCAGGTGTATATTTATAATAATCTATTGAAAAACCAACATATTTCTCATAAACATCAATATCATAAGGTAGAAACAAAACTGGTTTTTCAGTCATTAAAAAATCGATATATATACTTGAATAATCTGTTATCAATAAATCAAAACTAAATAGTAATTCGTTAATATCTGGTAACTCATTCGAATCTAATATAGAAATATTAGTTAGCGTCAAAAGACTGTTAATTTCTTGATCATCAAAGCATGGGTGCAATCTTAAATGTATCTTAATTTTATTGTCTAATAAAAAATCATTTAAAATATTCAAATCTAAATCTTTAAAAGGGCACAACTCTGTATCACCATAAGGTCTCCAAGTCGGTGCATACAAAATATGTTTATATCCAGATTCTAAATATTTTTTCTCTAACTCTAATTGATTGAAATGCAACCTTACATCATTCCTCGACTGCCCTGAAAGTAATATTTGGTTATTTTTTAAATGAAGGCTATTCTGCCACGTTTTATGAAACACATCAGATACTGAAAAAAAATAACTAAAATTATATTTTATGATCGAATAATATACTTTTTTAAAAAGGAAAATATTCTCTTCAAGTAAACCAATATTTTTTAAAGGTGAGCCATGCCCTAAATGAAAAACATTACGACGAAACTTATGAAAGCATCCCCCAATTGGTGTTTCAAAGGAAGAAGTAATCCAAGTTTTTGCACTTAAAATATATAATTTATTTTTTAACCCTTTTGAGCTAATAAAATAATTTCCATATTGAGCAATTAGCTTGTTACGCAACGAATCATCATCAATTACAAAAGATGTTTCAAACTCCTTTTTATATTTTATAAAATATAAAAATAAATACTTTGAGTTATGAGAGAACTGCATATTATACTGAGAATTAAAGATAATCCTCTTTTGCTTCCTCATCCAAAAAATACTTAAAATAGAAAAAGGTAACCCAACTAAAAATATAAAAAGTCTTATTTTTGAGTATTTAATTGGATTAGTTATTCTTTTAAATAAGATTCTCATCAACTCTTTTTTTATTATTCTCAATTTCTCTATCTCTAAGATCACAAAGTTGACAAATTGTCTCTATAAACATTTTTGTACTCTGCTTATTTGCATAATCAAAATCACCGAGAAAATATTTTTTAATTTCATTACGTTGCTGCTTCACCGTATCAGCACGAAGCTCTTCTTTTATAATCTTAATTAAGTTTGGCATATCCGTCGTTTTAATAAGCCTTGTTGCTTCCACAATTTTAGGTTTATCAATCCTCACACCATCAAGATGCTCAAATGTATCCGTCATTAACATAGGTTTATCAACAATCAAATAATCTACCGCAACCGCTGAATTATCAAAAATCGCTAAATCAATATGTTCATAAAGAGAATTTATATCCTCGCAAGTCGCAACTGTTGCTTTATGGCTATTTTTTAACTTATCTAAAATTCTTTGATTGATTTTATCTATATCCTTAAGACGACTTCCTGTTGTTGGATGAGGTTTGTATATCAGATAAAGATCTGGTTGTTCTAAAATCATATTTACAAGATCCACACCAAAATCGCCCAAAGAGCTATAATTCATCGTTTCATGTGTCCCTTCCCAAGTAGGTGCATATAACACGACTTTTCTTGGAACTGATTTTTCTTTATTACGACTACTTGGTTCTGGAAGATTTGTTACAAATTGCTCAATCTTCTCAATATGATCTAATTGAGGTCGTCCAATTTGGATAAATTTACTCATATCTTTATTTATCAAATTATTCTCATACCTTTCATACGCAAGAGGACCAACAACAAACACATAGTCATATGCTTTAGATTGATTCGTAATCGTTGATAATTTATCACTCTCTCCATGATTGATATGAATATGTAACGCATCATTCACAATCAATGACTGGAAATTTTTATTGCCATGATTTACATATAAAATACATTTAAAATGCCCATTTTGATAAACACTCAGCACATCATCAATGGTACGACAATAGCAAACTGAAAAATCCGTATTCTGTCTCAAAACATCAAAAACATCTGCAAAACGTGTAATAAATGTTACTTTTTTGAATTTTTCTAACTCTTTAAGAACAGCTAACCATTGCTTTACTTGATATAATTGAGCAACGTTACCACTAAAATAAACCGCAATCTCATCATGGCAATTCACATTAGCAAAACAGCCATCAAAAATATTCCCTGCCGATTTTGTTACTTTGAATTCTGATTTTGGTTTTACACTTTCTTTTACTGGCATTTTTAATTTCTCTACTTTCTCACTCTTCTCTATTTTCTTCACTCTAGACTGACCCAGTACATACTTGTTGTACACACGAATAGGATGTCTAATCAGCGTTATTACTTTTTTTACTATCACATAGCACTCCTAAAACTATATAAAAAACAGACATTCATACTTTAAAAATACTATGCCTTTTCTTCTTGAAATTTAGATATAACTTTATTTATCTCTTTCATCTCATCACAAGAGAGGATATCAGAACACGTTTTCTGTCTTCTTATCATTACAACAAATTCTGATATTTCATAATGTAATCCATCCCCAACAAAGTCATAAAATAACTCTATTTCTTTATGTGTATTTTCAAAACGAATAAAGAATTTCTTAGTTAACCACCACGGTGCAGGAATATAAATATACCCCTTCGTTCCTGAAATAACTGCACAACCTTCCTGCTTCATCCCAATACCAACAGTTGATATAGCTATATTGCCATTCTCATGCGTTGTCACAATTCTATTTGCTATATCAACTTTATCCTCCATTATTGGATAAAAAGAGATATCTTTTACATTACCTAAAACTTTTGTTGCTAAAAGCAAAGGATAGCTAGCTAATTCATTGGTTGCACCACCAAAATCACAATCATATTCTCTGGCATTTTTATCATCAACTAACTTGGTGAATGTTGCTCTAACTTCTAATATATCGCCAATAATACCTGATTCTAATTCTGATAATAATTGAGAAAAAGCGGGTAAAAATGCGGTTTTTATAGCTTCCATAAATACAACATTTTGTTGCTCAGCTAAAATAATCAGTTCTTCTAACTCACATTTATTTAAAGTAACAGGCTTTTCACAAAGGACGTGTTTATTGCTCAGAATACATTTTTTTGCATATTCAAAATGCGTTTGATGAGGAGAGGCTATGTAGACGGCATCAATGCCAGAATTTAGAAATTTATCAATATCATCAAATCCATAACTAATGCCATTCCTTGTTATAAAATCATTCACATTTTGAATATTTCTAGAAAAAGCACTTTTGACAATAACATTACAATGTTCATCAATGGAGGAAACAAAACGATTAGCAATACGACCAGTTCCAATAACACCGATATTTATCTCATTTAAGTCTTGGCGAAGCTGGGTGCTAGAAATGCGAGGGGTTCTGGGTAAATATATCACTTCGCAGAAATCTTTTAAGTAATCAAAATGACCTTTCCAATCATCCCCTATCACAAACACATCAACATTCAACTCTTGAATATCTTTTGGCTTCTGATCTTTATCATATTCGATAATTACTTCATCAACGAAGGGCAGATTTTGAATTGTTTTAACCCTTTCTTCTAAAGAATTAACTACGTTAAACTTCCCCCGCTCTCGATCATATAATTCACTCGTTACCCCAACAATCAACTTATCTCCAAATGCTTTCGCTCTTTTTAGAAGATTTATATGTCCTTGATGGAATAAATCAAAAGAACCATAAGTAATAACTGTTTTCATTCTTTATTCCTTACTTTTAATGATAACTTAAATACAACATCAGTATTTAATTTTTTCTAATACTCTCAAACTAGAATCTCCATCTTCATAAGGATTATATCTTTTATTAAAATACGTAAAATCAATATTGTTTGATTGAATATCATTCAGTGCATCAATCAAATCCTTCTCTTTATGACATATCTTACCGGGAATATCTTTATTCAAATCCAGATATATGCCTCTCACCTCTTGTGAATATTCTTCTTTATCATACATATAAAGAAAAATCGGTTTTTCTAATAACAAATAATCAAACATTAAACTTGAATAATCGGTTATCAAAATGTCTGACACCAGCATTAACTCATTGATATTACCATACCTGCTTACATCAATAAAATGCCGATCGCCAGAATCCGCTTTCGTAAAATAATGACCTCTGAATAAAACAACATAATCATTATTTTTCACAAACTTCAAAAACGCCTCTGTACTAAGCTTATTTTCTGCTAAAAAACCTTCTTTCTTATCGTACTTGTTATCTCTAAAAGTCGGTGCATACAAAATAATCTTCTTATCCAAATCTAAGCCTAATTTTTTCTTTAAATTAAGAATCCACGTCTTATCTTGCTTACGAACAACAAGCTCATCATTACGAGGATAACCTAATTCTAAAATTTGCTCGTCGCTAATTAAAAATGCACTTTTCAAACAAGCAGTTACGTGTGGACTAGGAGAAACAAAATATTTGCATTTCTTCGCTTCCAAAGAATATGCATAACGAATCCCCTTTAAACTCGTTGTTGGTTGATTATCACAAGTTAAATCATAGCCTAACTTTTTCAACGGTGTACCATGCCAACATTGGATAATACGCTGATTCGGTTTTCCTTTTAATAAAAAAGGAGTACGGCTATTGAAAATTAAGTATTGGCACTCAGATAATGCTTTAAAATAAGCTGGTGAATTTCTCACAACACATACCGTATTTTTATGAGTAAAAAGCTCCTTAAAATTCACATTATCCATAGAATTTACAGCCCAAATACAAATAGCGGAGGGATCTTCTTTTCTTACTCTATCATAGATAGCACGAGGGGAATCTGAGGCACTTCTTCCCTGAAAACTCTCAAAGAAAAAGCTATTTGGCTTTATGACTTCTCTATACTTGACGCTAAACCATATCCGAGAAATCACTGTATAGCCACATTTAGCTATATAATCCAATAATGGATATCTTGATAAAAATTTTTTTATCGACTTTTTAAAACTCATCTATTATCTCTTTATTTTTCAACTGCTTATTTTAGGCTCCCAATCATCCAAGTACTTAAAATCAGTATTTTTTCCATTTTTATAATAATAAGGAACACCAAGATTGTACTATTTTTAGACAAACAATACCAACGATTATTTATAAAACAAAAGAAGCGGTCACTTTTTTTCAACTTTTTGCAAATTCTTGAAAAAAAGTGACCGCTTACTTATAAAATAAAAACTATTATTTTTTATTCAAATATTTTTCTAACTGACGTTTTTCCCACTCAATGCCTAATGGTGGAAGCCAATCAAATGTTTTTAATCCCTTAATAATTAAAGCTATTCCCCAACCAAGAAATACCCATTGAATCCACCAAGTTTCAGGTGTTGTAATAATATTGATAATAAATAATCCTGTTATTACCACAGCAAATACAAAAAGTTTAATATAAAACGCTTTAATATTGCGTATTTTTTGATAAGCGAGTTTTTCATTTTCTGTTAATGTTAAAGTGCTCGATTCATTTAGAGATGTAGTCGTTGAATTATTCATAGTTAAAGCCTCATTCAAAGTTTTAAAATCAACTTCAAAGACTGCTGCTAATGATTTTACTGATTCGACACTTGGCTTTTGTCCATTTTCAATACGCTGAATAGTACGAGTACTTAAACCGCTCATTTCAGATAATAATTGTTGTGACCAGCCTTTTTCTAATCTTAATTTTTGTATAATCATTGATGACTTCCTTTAAAGTTTAAATAGGCTTTTATTCTAACTATAAATATTTAAAAAAGTGACGACAGCAAGGTGACGTAATACTGACAGATAAGTATATTTACTTATAAATCAAGCAGTTGAATTATATTATTTTTGTAGGGATTTAATGAGCGTAAGCGAATGGAATATTTTCCCGTTAATATTTGAAAGAACGGGAGCAATAACGGGCGGATATACGCAAACTACCTTTGCTAATACCGCCCCTACATAACATTAAACACTCAACAATTTATTCATTCGTTTAATAAATGACGTTGGATCTTCTAACGTACCTTGTTCTGCAAACAGGGCTTGTTCTAATAATAACTCAATCCATTCATTAAACTGTGCTTCATCGGCAATGTCTGCAATATGTTTAACCATTGTGTGATCAGGGTTTAGCTCAAAAGTATATTTTACTTCTGGGGCTTTTTGTCCCATTGCGACAAAAAGTTTCGCCATTTGCGTCCCCATTTCATCAGAATTTGTTGAAACAACTGCTGGTGTGTCGGTTAAGCGGTGGGTTAATACCACATCTTTTACACGATCGCCTAAATAAGTTTTTGCTCTTTCTAAGAATGAACCAAACTCTTCTTGTTGGGCTTTTTGTTGTGCTTCGTCTTCTTTATCTGCTAAGTCGCCTAAGTCTAAATCAGATTTGGTAATGCTTTGTAATGGTTTATCTTGGAACTCGGTTAAGTAGCTGATTAACCATTCATCAATGCGATCGGAAAGCAGTAACACCTCAATGCCTTTTTTGTTAAATAGCTCTAAGTGTGGGCTATTTTTTGCGGCTTGGTAGCTGTCGGCAGTTAAGAAGTAAATCGCTTTTTGTCCTTCTTTCATTCGTTCAATATAGTCAGCAAGAGCAATATTTTGTACGCTACTGTCAGAATGGGTTGAAGCAAAACGCAATAATTCAGCAACTTTTTCTTTGTTTGCTTGATCTTCGCCGACACCTTCTTTTAACACTAAACCAAATTCATTCCAGAACGTTTGATATTGCTCTTTGTCGTCTTTCGCTAATTTTGAAAGCATTTGCAAAGTGCGTTTAGTTAGAGCGTTACGTAATGCTGTGGTGGTTTTGTTATCTTGTAAAATTTCACGAGACACGTTTAATGGTAAGTCGTTTGAATCTAATAAACCACGCATAAAACGTAAGTAATTTGGCATAAAGACTTCTGCATCGTCCATAATAAATACGCGTTGAACATAAAGTTTTAAGCCGTGTTTTTGATCACGTTGGAATAAATCAAACGGTGCTTTTGAAGGGACATAAAGCAAGCTAGTATATTCTTGTTTACCTTCCACTTTGTTGTGTGACCAAGTCAAAGGCTCGGCAAAGTCGTGGCTGATATGTTTGTAAAATTCTTTATATTCTTCATCAGACACATCGCTTTTTGCTCGTGTCCATAAGGCTTGGGCCTTGTTGATTTTTTCCCATTTAGTGCCTTTTTCGTTGCCTTCATCATCAAAATCTTTGGCTTGAATTTCAACAGGTAAACCGATGTGATCTGAATATTTGCTGATAATACTACGTAAACGCCATTCGTTTAAAAATTCTTTTTCTTCTTCACGTAGGTGTAAAATCACATCTGTTCCACGTGTTGGTTTTTCTAAATCGGCAACGGTGTAATCACCTTCGCCTGCTGATTCCCAAATCACCCCTTGTTCAGCGGTTAAGCCTGCTGCACGGGTTTTTACGGTGACTTTATCCGCCACGATAAAGGCAGAATAGAACCCAACCCCAAATTGTCCGATAAGTTGGCTA
This DNA window, taken from Phocoenobacter uteri, encodes the following:
- the htpG gene encoding molecular chaperone HtpG, with the translated sequence MSTNQETRGFQSEVKQLLQLMIHSLYSNKEIFLRELISNASDAADKLRFKALSDTSLYENDGELRVRVSVDETLNTITISDNGIGMSREQVIEHLGTIAKSGTKEFLNSLGTDQAKDSQLIGQFGVGFYSAFIVADKVTVKTRAAGLTAEQGVIWESAGEGDYTVADLEKPTRGTDVILHLREEEKEFLNEWRLRSIISKYSDHIGLPVEIQAKDFDDEGNEKGTKWEKINKAQALWTRAKSDVSDEEYKEFYKHISHDFAEPLTWSHNKVEGKQEYTSLLYVPSKAPFDLFQRDQKHGLKLYVQRVFIMDDAEVFMPNYLRFMRGLLDSNDLPLNVSREILQDNKTTTALRNALTKRTLQMLSKLAKDDKEQYQTFWNEFGLVLKEGVGEDQANKEKVAELLRFASTHSDSSVQNIALADYIERMKEGQKAIYFLTADSYQAAKNSPHLELFNKKGIEVLLLSDRIDEWLISYLTEFQDKPLQSITKSDLDLGDLADKEDEAQQKAQQEEFGSFLERAKTYLGDRVKDVVLTHRLTDTPAVVSTNSDEMGTQMAKLFVAMGQKAPEVKYTFELNPDHTMVKHIADIADEAQFNEWIELLLEQALFAEQGTLEDPTSFIKRMNKLLSV